In a genomic window of Microbacterium amylolyticum:
- the rsmA gene encoding 16S rRNA (adenine(1518)-N(6)/adenine(1519)-N(6))-dimethyltransferase RsmA, whose protein sequence is MSIRLLGASDIRRLATELDVTPTKKLGQNFVVDANTVRKIVAAARVVRGERVVEIGPGLGSLTLAILETGADVTAVEIDSRLASRLLQTASEQGVPDGALTVVEHDAMTVTGLPGDPQVLVANLPYNVSVPVLLHFMETFENLRRGVVMVQAEVGERLAAEPGSKIYGSPSAKAAWYGDWRLAGTVSRRVFWPVPNVDSVLVGFERADAELGSLAERKQTFRLIDLAFQQRRKMLRQALSKDLGGTAASASAILERADVAPTARGEELTVHDFLRVARSMTDSDAIS, encoded by the coding sequence ATGAGTATCCGATTGCTTGGCGCCTCCGACATTCGTCGACTGGCGACGGAACTTGACGTCACGCCGACGAAGAAGCTCGGACAGAACTTCGTCGTCGACGCCAACACCGTGCGCAAGATCGTCGCGGCGGCGCGGGTTGTGCGAGGAGAACGCGTCGTCGAGATCGGGCCGGGGCTGGGGTCGTTGACCCTGGCCATCCTGGAAACGGGAGCCGATGTGACGGCCGTGGAGATCGACTCTCGGCTGGCATCACGGTTGCTTCAGACGGCGTCCGAACAGGGCGTGCCGGATGGCGCGCTGACGGTGGTCGAACACGATGCGATGACCGTAACGGGCCTCCCCGGCGACCCACAGGTGCTGGTCGCGAACCTTCCGTACAACGTGTCGGTTCCGGTACTGCTTCACTTCATGGAGACGTTCGAGAACCTGCGGCGCGGCGTTGTGATGGTGCAGGCGGAAGTCGGTGAGCGTCTCGCGGCTGAGCCTGGATCGAAGATCTATGGTTCCCCGAGCGCGAAAGCGGCGTGGTACGGAGACTGGCGCCTCGCCGGCACCGTCTCGCGCCGTGTGTTCTGGCCCGTTCCGAACGTCGACAGCGTTCTGGTCGGGTTTGAACGCGCGGATGCGGAACTCGGATCGCTGGCGGAGCGCAAGCAGACGTTCCGGCTCATCGATCTGGCGTTTCAGCAACGGCGGAAGATGCTCCGCCAGGCGCTGTCGAAGGATCTCGGTGGAACGGCAGCGAGTGCGTCAGCCATTCTCGAGAGGGCCGACGTCGCACCGACGGCGCGGGGTGAGGAACTCACCGTGCACGACTTCCTCCGGGTTGCGCGCAGTATGACGGATTCCGACGCAATCAGCTGA
- the metG gene encoding methionine--tRNA ligase: MTSGGSFYITTPIYYPSDVPHIGHGYTTVAVDTLARWHRQAGDDTWMLTGTDEHGQKMMRAAAANGVSPQEWVDKLVTEEWFPLLETLDVANDDFIRTTQERHEESVKAFIQAIYDRGHIYAGEYEALYCVGCEEFKPESEIVAGTGEFEGLKVCAIHSKPLELLHEKNYFFKLSDFSDRLLALYRDQPDFVQPESARNEVVAFVQQGLKDLSISRSAFDWGIPVPWDESHVIYVWVDALLNYATAIGYGEDEKSFDRRWPGYHVVGKDILRFHAVIWPAMLMAAGLDVPRGVFAHGWLLVGGEKMSKSKATGIAPKMLVDTFGSDAYRFYFLSAIAFGHDGSFSWEDLSARYHAELANGFGNLASRTVAMTAKYFDGVVPEPGQYADVDLAIQKTIADATTNADAAIERFRIDEAISSIWTIVDALNGYITETAPWVIAKDDAQRERLATVLYTCLEGLRALAVLLSPVMPASTEKLWEALGAAEALGELPQQPVRDAGTWGQLPSGTPVAKLAPLFPRIEED; the protein is encoded by the coding sequence GTGACTTCCGGCGGCTCGTTCTACATCACCACGCCCATCTACTACCCCAGCGATGTTCCCCACATCGGCCACGGGTACACGACGGTGGCCGTGGACACTCTCGCGCGTTGGCATCGCCAAGCTGGGGATGACACCTGGATGCTGACCGGCACCGACGAGCACGGTCAGAAGATGATGCGTGCCGCTGCGGCCAACGGGGTAAGCCCCCAGGAATGGGTCGACAAGCTCGTCACCGAAGAGTGGTTCCCGCTTCTGGAGACCCTCGACGTCGCCAACGACGACTTCATTCGCACGACGCAGGAGCGCCACGAAGAGTCGGTGAAGGCGTTCATTCAGGCCATCTACGATCGCGGCCACATCTACGCGGGCGAATACGAGGCGCTGTACTGCGTCGGCTGCGAGGAGTTCAAGCCGGAGAGCGAGATCGTCGCGGGAACCGGGGAGTTCGAGGGCCTGAAGGTCTGCGCGATCCACTCCAAGCCGCTTGAGCTGCTGCACGAGAAGAACTACTTCTTCAAGCTGAGCGATTTCAGCGATCGTCTTCTTGCGCTGTACCGCGATCAGCCGGATTTCGTGCAGCCCGAGTCGGCGCGCAACGAGGTCGTTGCTTTCGTTCAGCAGGGGCTCAAGGATCTGTCGATTTCGCGTAGCGCCTTCGACTGGGGCATCCCCGTTCCCTGGGACGAGTCGCACGTTATCTACGTGTGGGTTGACGCTCTTCTCAACTACGCCACGGCGATCGGATACGGCGAGGACGAGAAGAGTTTCGACCGCCGCTGGCCCGGATATCACGTGGTCGGCAAGGACATTCTGCGTTTCCACGCCGTCATTTGGCCGGCGATGCTCATGGCTGCAGGCCTGGACGTTCCCCGTGGCGTTTTCGCTCACGGATGGTTGCTCGTCGGCGGCGAGAAGATGTCGAAGTCCAAGGCAACGGGTATCGCGCCCAAGATGCTCGTCGACACCTTCGGCTCTGACGCCTACCGCTTCTATTTTCTTTCGGCGATCGCTTTCGGGCACGACGGTTCCTTCTCCTGGGAAGACCTCTCTGCTCGGTACCACGCCGAGCTCGCAAACGGTTTCGGCAACCTCGCATCGCGCACCGTGGCGATGACGGCGAAGTACTTCGACGGTGTTGTTCCGGAGCCGGGCCAGTACGCCGACGTAGACCTGGCGATCCAGAAGACGATTGCCGACGCGACGACGAACGCGGATGCGGCGATCGAGCGCTTCCGAATCGACGAGGCGATCTCCTCTATCTGGACCATTGTTGACGCGCTGAACGGATACATCACCGAGACGGCACCGTGGGTGATCGCCAAGGACGACGCCCAGCGCGAACGTCTGGCAACGGTTCTCTACACGTGCCTCGAGGGGCTCCGTGCGCTGGCCGTTTTGTTGTCGCCCGTGATGCCGGCTTCCACCGAGAAGCTGTGGGAGGCACTCGGCGCCGCCGAAGCTCTCGGTGAGCTGCCGCAGCAGCCGGTACGCGATGCGGGAACGTGGGGCCAGTTGCCTTCCGGCACGCCCGTTGCGAAGCTCGCGCCGTTGTTCCCGCGCATCGAGGAGGACTGA
- a CDS encoding Na+/H+ antiporter NhaC family protein produces the protein MSELTTAFPLLTLLPPILAIALVIITKRVLLSLGIGVVSAALLINNLHPVDTALAVWNAFAVIFWDDGLNTWYVFILIFTLLLGVVAAFITMSGGTAAFAAWASRRIDNRRGALFLPAIVGIVIFIDDYFNALAVGQISRPVTDQHRVSRAKLAYIIDSTSAPVAVLSPVSSWGAYILGILAPIIAASSLEMSGILAFAGAAAANYYAIAAVVLVWLTIVFRIDIGAMRREEQRAVTTGQTFDANDTVPGQLSEDLPAHRPGSIHALLIPFVLLVVGVFAGIAWTGRAASGSWNLIDILADTDASTALLFGVALGLTAAVIFYVVNTRGNAEFTARTFGRGWSEGVKSMMPAVGILIPAWMLGDLIEQLGTGTFLGDLIVDANLPALWLVPIVFVLAAGMAFATGTSWGSFGLLLPLAGGIVNAMDEPSLLLPVLGAVLAGAVAGDHSSPISDTTILSATGAASNVITHVITQLPYVGVAATSALLGYVALALTGSTAIGLAVVAGGLAAFVFLARAVTKPLS, from the coding sequence ATGTCCGAGCTCACCACGGCGTTCCCGCTGCTCACGCTCCTGCCGCCCATCCTCGCCATCGCGCTTGTCATCATTACCAAGCGCGTTTTGCTCAGCCTCGGGATCGGCGTCGTCTCCGCAGCGCTTTTGATCAACAATCTCCATCCGGTCGACACCGCCCTCGCCGTGTGGAACGCCTTCGCCGTGATCTTCTGGGACGACGGCCTTAACACGTGGTACGTCTTCATCCTGATTTTCACGCTCCTGCTCGGCGTTGTGGCGGCGTTCATCACCATGTCTGGCGGAACAGCGGCATTCGCCGCCTGGGCGTCACGGCGCATCGACAATCGGCGCGGGGCGCTCTTTCTGCCCGCGATCGTCGGCATCGTCATCTTCATCGATGACTATTTCAACGCGCTCGCTGTCGGTCAGATCTCCCGCCCGGTCACGGATCAACACCGCGTTTCGCGCGCGAAACTTGCCTACATTATCGACTCGACGTCAGCGCCCGTCGCTGTGCTCTCGCCCGTCTCCAGCTGGGGCGCGTACATCCTCGGCATTCTCGCTCCGATCATCGCTGCGTCCTCGCTCGAGATGAGCGGAATCCTCGCTTTCGCCGGAGCGGCCGCAGCCAACTATTACGCCATCGCTGCCGTCGTGCTCGTGTGGCTCACGATCGTGTTCCGGATCGATATCGGGGCGATGCGTCGCGAAGAACAGCGCGCTGTCACGACCGGACAGACCTTTGATGCCAACGACACGGTTCCCGGTCAGCTGTCGGAAGATCTTCCCGCGCACCGACCCGGATCGATCCACGCGCTTCTCATCCCGTTCGTGCTTCTTGTCGTCGGTGTTTTCGCCGGCATCGCTTGGACGGGCCGTGCGGCATCGGGCAGCTGGAATCTCATCGACATTCTCGCGGATACCGATGCGAGCACGGCGTTGCTGTTCGGGGTGGCTCTCGGGCTCACGGCCGCTGTCATCTTCTACGTGGTGAACACACGCGGCAACGCGGAATTCACCGCGCGAACGTTCGGCCGCGGCTGGTCGGAGGGCGTGAAGTCCATGATGCCTGCTGTCGGGATTTTGATCCCCGCCTGGATGCTCGGCGATCTCATTGAACAACTTGGCACGGGAACCTTCCTCGGCGACCTCATCGTCGACGCCAACCTTCCGGCGCTGTGGCTGGTCCCGATCGTGTTTGTTCTCGCCGCGGGGATGGCCTTCGCGACGGGAACGTCCTGGGGGTCGTTCGGGCTGTTGCTTCCGCTGGCCGGAGGCATCGTCAACGCGATGGACGAGCCATCGCTGCTCTTGCCGGTTCTCGGCGCGGTGCTCGCCGGAGCCGTCGCCGGCGATCACTCATCGCCGATTTCCGACACCACCATCCTGTCGGCGACGGGTGCGGCCAGCAACGTCATCACGCACGTGATCACGCAGCTTCCCTATGTCGGAGTAGCGGCAACATCCGCTCTCCTCGGATACGTTGCGCTTGCGCTGACGGGAAGCACCGCAATCGGCCTCGCGGTTGTCGCAGGAGGCCTGGCGGCGTTCGTCTTCCTTGCCAGAGCCGTGACGAAACCGCTCAGCTGA
- a CDS encoding TatD family hydrolase yields MAETYVKQREKVGRKDVSRPANPEPLTVPVFDNHCHLEIADGDDALTLAEQLDRAAAVGVAGVVQASGDIASSQWAAEAAESDSRVLAAVAIHPNDAPIYAAEGRLDEAIRIIDELAGRPRVRAIGETGLDYFRTDEEGRPAQMASFEAHIALAKKHGIAMQIHDREAHRDVLDTLIRVGAPERTVFHCFSGDEDMAREAAEHGYWLSFAGNVTFKNAQNLRDALAVTPRERILVETDAPFLTPAPFRGRPNAPYLVPITMRFMAAELGADVDELCAQVRQNTIDVYGEFA; encoded by the coding sequence GTGGCCGAGACCTACGTAAAGCAGCGCGAGAAGGTGGGCCGTAAGGATGTGTCCCGCCCCGCGAACCCGGAGCCGCTTACCGTTCCCGTGTTCGACAATCACTGCCACTTGGAAATCGCCGACGGTGACGATGCGCTGACGCTTGCTGAGCAGCTCGATCGCGCGGCGGCGGTCGGCGTTGCCGGCGTTGTGCAGGCATCGGGCGATATCGCGTCGTCCCAGTGGGCTGCCGAGGCGGCAGAAAGCGATTCTCGCGTGCTCGCCGCCGTCGCGATCCATCCGAACGACGCACCCATCTACGCCGCCGAGGGGCGTCTCGATGAGGCGATCAGGATCATCGATGAGCTTGCCGGGCGCCCGCGTGTGCGTGCCATCGGCGAAACCGGCCTCGACTACTTCCGCACGGATGAAGAGGGCCGGCCCGCGCAGATGGCCTCGTTTGAGGCACACATCGCCCTGGCGAAGAAACACGGCATCGCGATGCAGATCCATGATCGCGAGGCGCACCGCGACGTGCTCGACACGCTCATCCGCGTCGGGGCGCCGGAGCGGACGGTGTTCCACTGCTTTTCCGGCGATGAGGACATGGCTCGCGAGGCGGCTGAGCACGGGTACTGGCTGTCCTTCGCCGGCAATGTGACGTTCAAGAACGCGCAGAATCTGCGCGATGCCCTCGCCGTCACACCCCGCGAGCGGATCCTCGTCGAAACCGACGCTCCGTTCCTCACGCCGGCGCCGTTCCGCGGTCGGCCCAATGCGCCGTATCTCGTGCCTATCACGATGCGCTTCATGGCGGCAGAACTCGGTGCGGACGTCGACGAGCTGTGCGCCCAGGTGCGACAAAACACCATCGACGTATACGGAGAATTCGCATGA
- a CDS encoding 4-(cytidine 5'-diphospho)-2-C-methyl-D-erythritol kinase gives MSLAEEFQGVRVRAPGKINVFLAVGALQSDGYHELATTFQAVSLFEDVVATLSDDFTISVTGSVDVSGVPADETNLALQAAQLLATETGYEGGVHLDIRKEVPVAGGMGGGSADAAAALVACDALWGTDLSSQELHRLAAQLGADVPFALKGGTAVGTRRGDELSAALAHGRFEWVIVPNPVGLSTPAVYREVDRHRGEHQEALGEVSATPSVDAGVLQALRAGDARLLADVIRNDLQAATLRLRPDLADVLEFGETSGALAGLVSGSGPTVAFLVEDTTKADELRRVLMSAGHEAIHVYGPVHGARIV, from the coding sequence ATGTCGCTGGCGGAAGAATTCCAGGGGGTGCGCGTACGCGCACCCGGCAAAATCAACGTGTTCCTCGCCGTAGGGGCGTTGCAGAGTGATGGCTACCACGAGCTGGCGACGACATTCCAAGCGGTGTCGCTGTTCGAAGATGTTGTGGCGACGCTGTCAGACGATTTCACGATCAGCGTGACCGGATCGGTCGACGTTTCCGGAGTGCCAGCCGACGAGACCAACCTGGCTCTTCAGGCAGCGCAGCTTCTCGCCACGGAGACAGGCTACGAGGGCGGTGTGCACCTCGACATCCGCAAAGAGGTTCCCGTTGCTGGCGGTATGGGAGGCGGTTCCGCGGATGCGGCTGCGGCCCTTGTCGCCTGCGATGCGCTGTGGGGAACCGACCTCAGCTCACAGGAGCTCCACCGACTTGCCGCGCAGCTCGGCGCAGATGTCCCCTTTGCCCTCAAAGGGGGCACAGCGGTGGGCACTCGCCGCGGCGACGAGCTGAGCGCTGCACTCGCGCACGGGCGCTTTGAATGGGTCATTGTGCCGAACCCCGTTGGGCTGTCGACCCCGGCCGTGTACCGGGAGGTAGACCGGCACAGAGGAGAGCACCAGGAGGCGCTCGGGGAGGTTTCTGCGACGCCGTCTGTTGATGCCGGTGTGCTCCAGGCACTGCGGGCCGGAGATGCGCGCCTTCTTGCCGATGTCATCCGCAACGATCTGCAAGCGGCAACGTTGCGACTGCGCCCGGATCTTGCCGACGTTCTCGAATTCGGGGAAACCTCCGGAGCGCTGGCGGGTCTCGTCTCGGGATCTGGGCCGACGGTCGCGTTCTTGGTGGAGGACACCACGAAGGCAGACGAACTTCGTCGAGTGCTGATGTCCGCCGGACACGAGGCGATCCACGTCTACGGTCCCGTCCACGGCGCGCGCATCGTCTGA
- a CDS encoding LamB/YcsF family protein, whose product MARIDLNSDVGESFGAWTMGDDAAILPSISSANVACGFHAGDPAGIRATLRSARGANVSVGAHVGYRDRAGFGRRFLDCAPAELAADIVYQIGALQALAAAEGVAVRYVKPHGALYNAIVRHEGHARAVVDAVRDVDASFPLVGLPGSLVLDIAERSGLRVVREAFADRAYTAGGELVPRREPGAVIHDVSAVAERVLRLVTEGVVRAATGELVRVDAESVCVHGDTPGAVAMAAEVRRTLDEAGVEIVRFA is encoded by the coding sequence ATGGCACGCATCGATCTGAACAGCGACGTCGGTGAGTCTTTCGGGGCCTGGACGATGGGCGACGACGCCGCCATACTTCCGAGTATCTCCAGCGCCAACGTCGCCTGCGGGTTCCACGCGGGCGACCCAGCGGGAATTCGGGCGACGCTCCGCTCCGCGCGTGGGGCAAACGTGAGCGTCGGCGCTCACGTTGGGTACCGGGACCGCGCGGGTTTCGGACGACGCTTTCTCGATTGCGCGCCGGCGGAACTCGCGGCAGACATCGTCTACCAGATCGGGGCGTTGCAGGCGCTTGCGGCGGCCGAGGGTGTCGCCGTCCGGTATGTCAAACCGCACGGCGCCCTGTACAACGCGATCGTTCGGCACGAGGGGCATGCCCGCGCCGTCGTTGACGCCGTTCGCGACGTCGATGCATCGTTTCCGCTTGTTGGGCTCCCGGGATCTCTCGTGCTGGACATCGCCGAGCGCTCCGGGCTGCGCGTCGTGCGCGAGGCCTTCGCGGACCGTGCGTACACCGCCGGGGGCGAGCTTGTTCCTCGCCGGGAGCCCGGCGCCGTCATTCATGATGTGTCCGCTGTCGCGGAGCGCGTGCTGCGCCTCGTCACAGAAGGAGTCGTTCGCGCCGCAACCGGGGAGCTGGTGCGTGTCGACGCCGAGAGTGTCTGCGTGCACGGGGACACCCCTGGCGCGGTGGCGATGGCCGCCGAAGTGCGCAGAACGCTCGATGAGGCTGGCGTCGAGATTGTGAGGTTCGCATGA
- a CDS encoding YciI family protein: MKYALLLMGHVDDPNCGEDGGASPEEFFAFDKEITEAGVVVTSFALEDDAAAGVIVQTDGAGERVVSSGPYAEVREFVGGGYIIDVPGIDEAIDWAKKSPGSAPGGHVEIRAVAPY; this comes from the coding sequence GTGAAGTACGCACTGCTGCTGATGGGACACGTCGACGATCCGAACTGTGGTGAGGACGGCGGAGCCAGCCCCGAAGAGTTTTTCGCGTTCGACAAGGAGATCACCGAGGCGGGCGTCGTGGTCACCTCGTTCGCTCTCGAGGACGACGCGGCCGCCGGTGTCATCGTGCAAACGGACGGCGCCGGCGAGCGTGTTGTGTCATCGGGGCCGTACGCCGAGGTACGTGAATTCGTCGGGGGTGGCTACATCATCGATGTTCCCGGCATCGACGAGGCGATCGACTGGGCGAAGAAGAGCCCGGGTTCGGCTCCCGGCGGTCACGTCGAGATTCGTGCCGTCGCGCCCTACTGA
- a CDS encoding 5-oxoprolinase/urea amidolyase family protein, translating to MRRAGERGLLLEAPSLAGVMALHARLLAEPLAGQLDAVAAARTVLVTFQTARHARRAEAIIPVLEVPENEVAAGRDIEIEVEYNGEDLADVADMTGMSVAAVINAHTDTPWRAAFGGFAPGFAYLADGDTRLQVSRRETPRTHVPAGSVGLAGEFSAVYPRASPGGWRLIGRTDAAMWDQRRDSPALVRPGDTVRFRAVRATTTIASATRAQRSAEPDMSAPDSAHGLQIDAPGPRSLVQDRGRPGHADLGVTASGAADTASALSANRLVGNDRDAAVIESLLGGLTVTARGDQVLALTGAIAGAHIGEEEIAFGSPFLLRNGETLTVGTPDHGLLTYVAVRGGIDVPAFLGSRSADTLSGIGTPALAAGQMLAVGSSTAGAVGAPEEPATETRTLRVIPGPRTEWLPDGEFDAFLGMSWVVSDEVNRVGIRLESAADGRALRRRQGELPSEGMVRGAIQVPPSGMPVIFGPDHPVTGGYPVIAVVIDTDAAAQLRPGESIRFAV from the coding sequence ATGCGGCGGGCAGGGGAGCGGGGGCTTCTTCTGGAAGCACCGTCCCTCGCCGGCGTGATGGCGCTTCACGCCCGCCTTCTCGCCGAGCCGCTGGCGGGGCAGCTCGACGCGGTCGCGGCAGCGCGGACCGTCCTCGTGACGTTTCAGACCGCTCGCCATGCGCGCCGTGCGGAGGCCATCATCCCTGTTCTCGAGGTTCCCGAGAACGAGGTTGCGGCGGGTCGAGACATCGAGATCGAGGTTGAGTACAACGGCGAGGATCTTGCCGACGTCGCGGACATGACCGGCATGTCTGTTGCGGCGGTCATTAACGCACATACGGACACTCCGTGGCGGGCAGCATTCGGCGGTTTTGCGCCCGGCTTCGCGTATCTGGCCGACGGCGACACCCGTCTCCAGGTGTCTCGCCGGGAAACTCCTCGCACCCACGTTCCGGCAGGATCTGTTGGGCTCGCGGGCGAGTTTTCGGCGGTCTACCCGCGGGCGTCACCGGGCGGGTGGCGGCTGATTGGCCGCACCGATGCGGCCATGTGGGATCAGAGACGCGATTCCCCCGCCCTTGTCCGTCCGGGGGATACCGTGCGCTTTCGTGCTGTTCGCGCCACCACGACGATTGCGTCGGCAACCAGAGCGCAGCGCTCGGCGGAGCCGGATATGTCAGCACCGGACAGCGCACACGGGCTACAGATTGACGCGCCCGGTCCGCGATCGCTCGTTCAAGACCGAGGGCGTCCCGGCCACGCCGATCTGGGTGTTACCGCGTCCGGTGCCGCCGACACCGCTTCAGCGCTGTCGGCCAATCGCCTCGTCGGAAACGATCGAGACGCGGCCGTGATCGAGTCCTTGCTGGGCGGTCTCACGGTCACGGCCCGTGGCGACCAGGTTCTCGCTCTCACGGGCGCCATCGCCGGCGCTCACATTGGCGAGGAAGAGATCGCCTTCGGATCTCCGTTTCTCCTCCGCAATGGGGAAACGCTGACGGTCGGAACGCCGGATCACGGTCTCCTGACCTACGTCGCCGTTCGCGGCGGCATCGATGTTCCGGCCTTTCTCGGAAGCCGCTCCGCCGACACGCTCAGCGGAATCGGCACGCCCGCGCTCGCGGCGGGGCAGATGCTCGCGGTGGGTTCCTCGACGGCCGGAGCCGTGGGAGCGCCGGAAGAGCCCGCTACCGAAACCCGCACCCTGCGTGTCATCCCTGGTCCGCGCACCGAGTGGTTACCCGACGGCGAGTTCGATGCGTTTCTGGGTATGTCGTGGGTTGTCAGCGATGAGGTGAACCGCGTGGGAATCCGGCTCGAGTCGGCTGCCGACGGACGAGCGTTGCGGCGTCGGCAGGGGGAGCTTCCCAGCGAGGGGATGGTGCGTGGCGCGATCCAGGTCCCGCCGTCCGGGATGCCGGTCATCTTCGGGCCCGACCACCCCGTGACGGGTGGGTATCCCGTGATCGCCGTCGTCATCGACACCGATGCCGCGGCGCAACTGCGCCCTGGCGAGAGCATTCGCTTCGCGGTGTAG
- the mgrA gene encoding L-glyceraldehyde 3-phosphate reductase yields the protein MTDDALFRTATDIADLHRPYTAATDRYARGGYRRVGSSGLHLPPISLGLWWNFGDNIPMDNQRALIRHAFDAGITHFDLANNYGPPYGSAEKNFGRILREDLAPYRDELIISSKAGYDMWPGPYGDRGSRKYILASADQALDRMGLEYVDIFYSHREDEGTPLEETIGALDTLVRQGKALYVGISSYSAERTRTAGEIARSLGTPLVIHQPSYSILDRWVEGGLTDALRDEGMGAIAFVPLAQGLLTGKYLGDGTAERAQQRGSLPPTRLTPQALEILRGLGDIASARGQSLAQMALQWVLRDRVVASALIGASRPEQLDENLAALDAAPFSDEELTRIDQISAGLPGGPGSAFEK from the coding sequence GTGACCGATGACGCTCTCTTTCGCACGGCGACGGATATCGCCGACCTCCACCGCCCCTATACCGCTGCAACCGATCGATACGCTCGCGGAGGCTACCGCCGCGTCGGCAGCAGCGGTCTTCACCTGCCGCCCATTTCGCTCGGACTCTGGTGGAACTTCGGCGACAACATTCCGATGGACAACCAGCGCGCGCTGATCCGGCACGCTTTCGACGCGGGCATCACCCACTTCGATCTGGCCAACAACTACGGTCCCCCCTACGGATCGGCAGAGAAGAACTTCGGCAGGATTCTGCGCGAAGACCTCGCGCCGTACCGCGATGAGCTCATCATCTCCTCCAAGGCCGGATACGACATGTGGCCGGGGCCGTACGGCGATCGGGGCTCGCGAAAGTACATTCTTGCGAGCGCCGATCAGGCCCTCGATCGCATGGGTCTCGAGTACGTCGACATTTTCTACTCCCATCGCGAGGACGAGGGCACGCCCCTGGAAGAAACGATCGGCGCTCTCGACACGCTTGTCCGTCAGGGGAAAGCCCTGTACGTCGGGATCTCCTCGTACTCGGCCGAGCGCACACGCACAGCCGGAGAGATCGCTCGCTCTCTTGGCACTCCGCTGGTGATCCATCAGCCGAGCTATTCGATTCTCGATCGCTGGGTTGAGGGCGGGCTCACGGATGCTTTGCGTGATGAGGGAATGGGGGCGATCGCTTTCGTTCCTCTGGCGCAGGGACTATTGACGGGCAAGTACCTGGGCGACGGAACCGCCGAGCGGGCTCAGCAGCGCGGTTCTTTGCCTCCGACGCGTCTCACGCCGCAGGCGTTGGAGATCCTCCGTGGGCTCGGCGATATCGCTTCCGCTCGCGGACAGAGCCTGGCGCAGATGGCTCTGCAGTGGGTTCTCCGGGACCGTGTCGTGGCATCAGCTCTGATCGGCGCCTCGCGTCCCGAGCAACTGGACGAGAACCTCGCTGCCCTCGACGCGGCACCGTTCTCGGATGAGGAACTGACCCGTATCGATCAGATCTCGGCGGGTCTGCCGGGAGGACCGGGAAGCGCCTTCGAGAAGTAG